Proteins encoded by one window of Clostridium cagae:
- the secA gene encoding preprotein translocase subunit SecA translates to MGLLSAVFGTYSEREVKRIRPIVSKINELDEVMQKLSDDELKAKTVEFKERLNNGETVDDILPEAFAVVREASKRVLNMKHYDEQLIGGIVLHQGRIAEMKTGEGKTLVATLPAYLNGLTGKGVHIITVNDYLAKRDAEQMGELYGFLGLTTGVIVHELTNEQRREAYNSDITYGTNNEFGFDYLRDNMVIYKEERVQRKLNFTIVDEVDSILIDEARTPLIISGQGEKSTEFYKVADYFVKTLVKEKDYTIDEKANAVMLTDEGFHKAEQTFKVENYADAENVELQHYVTQALKANYAMRRDKDYMVKDGEVIIVDEFTGRLMEGRRYSDGLHQAIEAKENVKIARESKTLATITFQNYFRMYEKLSGMTGTALTEENEFREIYGLDVIVVPTHKPVVRIDNPDLVFKSEKGKIMAVVDEIAKAHEVGQPVLVGTVSIEKSELISSMLKKKGVPHQVLNAKFHEQEAEIITHAGEKGMVTIATNMAGRGTDIKLGEGVLEIGGLKIIGTERHESRRIDNQLRGRSGRQGDSGESTFFISLEDDLMRIFGSEKIQGVVEKLGLEEDEAIESKLVSKSIENAQKKVEGNNFDIRKTLLGYDDVMNKQREVIYKQRAEVLEGEDVKEEILHMLRDVISDAVDTHIKEDAEDYRESFLYLISYLNDICIPTNEVNLPALTEMSKEEIIDHLYDVAVKSYEDKEAEFTSERLREIERVVLLRSVDTKWMDHINNMDNLKQGIGLRAFKQVDPVQAYQMEGSAMFEEMIDSIKKETVKMLLHVKVERAPERVRVAQETNAVHGDKPSAPVGPVRNLNKFGRNDVCPCGSGKKFKNCCGREA, encoded by the coding sequence ATGGGATTATTAAGTGCCGTATTTGGAACATATAGTGAAAGAGAAGTAAAGAGAATTAGACCTATTGTCAGCAAAATAAATGAATTAGACGAAGTCATGCAAAAACTTTCAGATGATGAATTAAAGGCAAAGACTGTAGAGTTTAAAGAAAGACTTAATAATGGTGAAACTGTAGATGATATTTTACCAGAAGCATTTGCTGTAGTTAGAGAAGCATCTAAAAGAGTGTTAAATATGAAGCATTATGATGAACAACTTATTGGTGGAATTGTTTTACATCAAGGTAGAATAGCTGAAATGAAGACAGGAGAAGGTAAAACATTAGTTGCAACTTTACCAGCATATTTAAACGGATTAACAGGCAAAGGTGTTCATATAATAACAGTTAATGATTATCTTGCAAAAAGAGATGCTGAACAAATGGGAGAATTATATGGCTTTTTAGGATTGACAACAGGTGTTATTGTTCATGAATTAACTAATGAACAAAGAAGAGAAGCATATAACTCAGATATAACTTATGGAACAAATAATGAATTTGGTTTTGATTATTTAAGAGATAACATGGTTATATATAAGGAAGAAAGAGTTCAAAGAAAACTGAATTTTACTATAGTAGATGAAGTTGACTCAATATTAATTGATGAAGCTAGAACTCCACTTATAATTTCTGGTCAAGGAGAAAAGTCTACAGAATTTTACAAAGTAGCAGATTATTTTGTAAAAACATTAGTAAAAGAAAAAGATTATACAATAGATGAAAAAGCTAATGCAGTAATGCTAACTGATGAAGGTTTCCATAAAGCAGAACAAACTTTTAAAGTAGAAAATTATGCAGATGCTGAAAATGTAGAATTACAACATTATGTTACTCAAGCGTTAAAAGCTAACTATGCAATGAGAAGAGATAAAGATTACATGGTTAAAGATGGAGAAGTAATAATTGTTGACGAATTTACAGGAAGACTTATGGAAGGAAGACGATATTCAGATGGTCTTCATCAAGCAATAGAAGCTAAGGAAAATGTTAAAATTGCAAGAGAATCTAAGACATTAGCAACTATTACATTCCAAAATTACTTCAGAATGTATGAAAAATTATCAGGAATGACAGGTACAGCATTAACAGAAGAAAATGAATTTAGAGAAATTTATGGATTAGATGTTATTGTTGTTCCAACTCATAAGCCAGTTGTTAGAATAGATAATCCTGATTTAGTATTTAAGAGTGAAAAAGGAAAGATCATGGCTGTTGTAGATGAGATAGCAAAAGCACATGAAGTAGGGCAACCAGTATTAGTTGGTACTGTAAGTATTGAAAAATCAGAATTGATTTCAAGTATGCTTAAGAAAAAAGGAGTTCCACATCAAGTTTTAAATGCGAAATTCCATGAACAAGAAGCAGAAATAATAACACATGCTGGTGAAAAAGGTATGGTTACTATAGCCACTAATATGGCTGGTAGAGGTACTGATATTAAACTTGGAGAAGGTGTTCTTGAAATTGGTGGACTTAAGATAATAGGTACTGAAAGACATGAATCAAGAAGAATAGATAACCAATTAAGAGGACGTTCTGGTAGACAAGGAGACAGTGGAGAATCAACATTCTTTATTTCATTAGAAGATGATTTAATGAGAATTTTTGGATCAGAAAAGATTCAAGGTGTTGTTGAAAAACTTGGTCTTGAAGAAGATGAAGCAATTGAAAGTAAACTTGTTTCTAAGTCTATAGAAAATGCTCAAAAGAAGGTTGAAGGTAATAACTTTGATATAAGAAAAACATTATTAGGATATGATGATGTTATGAATAAACAAAGAGAAGTTATCTACAAACAAAGAGCAGAAGTTCTTGAAGGTGAAGATGTAAAAGAAGAAATATTACATATGCTAAGAGATGTAATATCAGATGCAGTTGATACTCATATCAAAGAAGATGCTGAAGATTATAGAGAAAGTTTCTTATATCTAATATCTTATTTAAATGATATATGCATACCAACAAATGAAGTTAATTTACCTGCACTTACAGAGATGTCAAAAGAAGAAATCATAGATCATTTATATGATGTTGCAGTTAAAAGTTACGAAGATAAAGAAGCTGAATTCACATCAGAAAGATTAAGAGAAATAGAAAGAGTTGTTCTTTTAAGATCTGTTGATACAAAATGGATGGATCACATTAACAATATGGATAACTTAAAACAAGGTATTGGGCTTAGAGCATTCAAACAAGTAGATCCTGTTCAAGCGTATCAAATGGAAGGTAGCGCTATGTTTGAAGAAATGATAGATTCTATTAAGAAGGAAACTGTAAAGATGTTACTCCATGTCAAAGTGGAAAGAGCACCTGAAAGAGTTAGAGTTGCGCAAGAAACAAATGCCGTACACGGAGATAAGCCATCAGCTCCAGTAGGACCAGTTAGAAATCTTAATAAATTTGGAAGAAATGACGTATGTCCATGCGGAAGTGGAAAGAAATTTAAAAATTGTTGTGGTAGAGAAGCTTAA
- the prfB gene encoding peptide chain release factor 2 (programmed frameshift), with amino-acid sequence MIIELEKELLKLSNIKKSIFEMSESLDKEYLEKQLSELEFQMQEDGFWNDTKRAEEITKESKRIKDKIQRVESVRSKLDDIEVLKEIMDDDDEESAYEIINNIKEIEEEIDNYNMEILLSGEYDKNNAILTLHVGVGGTDANDWTEMLLRMYTRWCEKKNYKVEMIDLLEGDEAGIKSVTLKVIGEYAYGYLKAEKGIHRLVRISPFNANGKRQTSFASMEVLPELTKEQDIDIRSEDIKIDTYRASGAGGQHINKTDSAVRITHLPTGVVVQCQNERSQFSNKDTAMGMLKAKLIELKERAHKEKIEDLTGELKDMGWGSQIRSYVFHPYNLVKDHRTNVEVSNVTAVMDGDLDLFVNSYLKSLK; translated from the exons TTGATTATTGAATTAGAAAAAGAATTATTAAAACTTTCTAATATAAAAAAATCTATATTTGAAATGAGTGAATCTCTT GACAAAGAATATTTGGAAAAACAATTAAGTGAATTGGAATTTCAAATGCAAGAAGATGGATTTTGGAATGATACTAAAAGAGCAGAAGAGATAACTAAAGAGAGTAAAAGAATAAAAGACAAGATTCAAAGAGTGGAAAGCGTTCGATCTAAGCTTGACGATATTGAAGTTTTAAAAGAAATAATGGATGATGACGACGAAGAATCCGCATATGAAATAATTAATAATATAAAAGAAATTGAAGAAGAAATTGATAATTATAACATGGAAATTCTATTGTCAGGTGAATATGACAAGAATAATGCGATACTTACACTACATGTAGGTGTTGGAGGTACAGATGCAAATGATTGGACAGAAATGCTTCTTAGAATGTATACAAGATGGTGTGAAAAGAAGAATTATAAAGTTGAAATGATCGACTTACTTGAAGGTGATGAGGCTGGGATAAAGAGCGTTACTCTAAAAGTTATAGGAGAATATGCTTATGGATATCTTAAAGCTGAAAAAGGAATTCATAGACTAGTTAGAATATCACCTTTTAATGCTAATGGTAAAAGACAAACATCATTTGCTTCAATGGAAGTATTACCAGAGCTTACAAAAGAACAAGATATCGATATTAGGTCAGAAGATATTAAAATTGATACTTATAGAGCATCAGGAGCTGGAGGACAGCATATAAATAAAACTGATTCAGCAGTTAGAATAACACATCTTCCTACAGGAGTAGTAGTACAATGTCAAAATGAAAGAAGTCAGTTTTCTAATAAAGATACAGCAATGGGAATGCTTAAAGCAAAGTTGATAGAATTAAAAGAAAGGGCTCATAAAGAAAAAATTGAAGATTTAACTGGAGAATTAAAAGATATGGGGTGGGGAAGCCAAATACGTTCATATGTATTTCACCCATATAATTTAGTTAAAGATCATAGAACAAATGTAGAAGTTTCTAATGTTACTGCAGTTATGGATGGAGATTTAGATTTATTTGTAAATTCATACTTAAAGAGCTTAAAATAA
- a CDS encoding ComF family protein, with protein MGENIKKIIKIIYESLVSVIYPIENYCILCKRNDYVGICDICRSKITCIKNNDNEIISYGYYGGVIKELILKFKYKNNFTAGDILAEFLEKYIIDNMNYKEYIITYIPMTIKSQKKRGFNQCEYIAKKIANSLNIECKKILIKVKDTKEQKMLDKNERKENISGSFDVIKKIDLTDKKIILIDDVTTTGFTIREGHKILKKYGAKEIKLLTLAKSHI; from the coding sequence ATGGGAGAAAACATCAAGAAAATAATAAAAATTATATATGAGAGTTTAGTTTCAGTAATATATCCAATTGAAAATTATTGTATATTATGTAAGAGAAATGACTATGTTGGAATATGTGATATCTGTAGGTCTAAAATTACATGTATTAAAAACAATGATAATGAGATAATAAGTTATGGGTATTATGGTGGAGTAATAAAAGAACTTATACTTAAATTTAAGTATAAGAATAATTTTACAGCAGGAGATATCTTAGCTGAATTTTTAGAAAAATATATTATCGATAATATGAATTATAAAGAATATATAATAACATATATACCTATGACTATTAAATCTCAAAAAAAGCGAGGTTTTAATCAGTGTGAATATATTGCAAAAAAAATCGCTAATTCATTAAATATAGAATGTAAAAAAATATTAATTAAAGTAAAAGATACAAAGGAACAAAAAATGTTAGATAAAAACGAAAGAAAAGAAAACATTAGTGGTTCATTTGATGTAATAAAGAAAATTGATTTAACTGATAAAAAAATAATACTTATTGATGATGTTACAACCACTGGGTTTACAATAAGAGAAGGACATAAAATATTAAAAAAATATGGAGCAAAAGAAATAAAACTATTGACCTTAGCGAAAAGTCATATATAA
- the recD2 gene encoding SF1B family DNA helicase RecD2, which produces MEVIDGFVENIVFKSEETGYVVCKIRTAKNLISAVGTIPFIKEGQNVRIKGHWTVHKQFGQQFEISEFEEILPDSLDGIEKYLSAGIIHGIGPVTAKKIIDKFGEKTLDILENHIEELMEIEGIGKKKFMIIYESYMEQNGLKEVILHFHKYGLSNNQCMKIYKKFGPSSNQIVSENPYILSEEIVGIGFKTADRIAMNLGISDNSEFRIKSGIKHTLNQFCLLGNTYMPKEKLIEDCEKLLSIERILIEESVYSIAVSKNIILEKLGEEEAVYLLPYYYCELGVTNKIITLGMQTIQTINSDLDFEINVLEKEYNIKFAASQREAILGAFNNGIEIITGGPGTGKTTIIKCIIDIYEKNGMDVILGAPTGRAAKRMTESTGREAKTIHRLLEIGVAEDDSVFGKSESSPLDTDVIIIDEASMIDIMLMHNLLKAVNLGTRLIIVGDVDQLPSVGAGNVLKDLIESQYIKVVRLNEIFRQGTESLITTNAHRINQGEAPILNQKDKDFFFIGEENLNKTVNVIIDLINRRLPSFNKQWNRFRDMQVLSPMRKGILGVNNLNINLQKVFNPPSKEKKEKKIKEIIFREGDKIMQTKNNYSLKWTRIKGEGEYEGVGVFNGDLGFIQSIDEENKSFTITFDDERKVIYDFMYLDELDLAYATTIHKSQGSEFKVVIIPVFMGSPFLMNRNLLYTGITRAKELVVVVGVKRALIYMVGNTNIMERYSGLKYRIKDILTNAIE; this is translated from the coding sequence ATGGAAGTCATAGATGGCTTTGTTGAAAACATCGTATTTAAAAGTGAGGAAACTGGCTATGTAGTTTGTAAAATAAGAACTGCTAAAAACTTAATAAGTGCAGTGGGGACTATTCCATTTATAAAAGAGGGGCAAAATGTAAGAATAAAGGGACATTGGACTGTACATAAACAGTTTGGACAGCAGTTTGAAATATCTGAATTTGAAGAGATATTACCAGATTCATTAGATGGAATAGAAAAATATTTGAGTGCAGGAATAATACATGGAATAGGTCCAGTTACAGCTAAAAAGATAATTGATAAGTTTGGTGAAAAAACTTTAGATATACTAGAAAATCATATAGAAGAATTAATGGAAATAGAAGGCATAGGAAAAAAGAAATTCATGATAATATATGAATCTTATATGGAACAGAATGGATTAAAGGAAGTTATATTACATTTTCATAAGTATGGATTAAGCAATAATCAATGTATGAAAATATATAAAAAATTTGGACCATCATCTAATCAAATAGTTTCAGAAAATCCTTATATATTATCTGAAGAGATAGTTGGAATTGGATTTAAAACAGCAGATAGAATTGCTATGAATCTTGGAATAAGTGATAATTCAGAGTTTAGAATTAAAAGTGGTATAAAGCATACTTTAAATCAATTTTGTTTATTAGGTAATACATATATGCCAAAAGAAAAATTAATAGAAGATTGCGAAAAACTTTTATCTATTGAAAGAATATTAATAGAGGAAAGTGTATACTCAATAGCTGTTTCAAAAAATATAATATTAGAAAAATTGGGAGAAGAAGAAGCTGTATATTTACTTCCTTATTATTATTGTGAGCTAGGGGTTACAAATAAAATAATTACTTTGGGTATGCAAACAATACAAACTATTAATTCTGACTTGGATTTTGAAATAAATGTATTAGAAAAGGAATATAATATAAAGTTTGCGGCATCTCAAAGGGAAGCTATACTTGGAGCTTTTAATAATGGAATTGAAATAATAACAGGTGGTCCTGGTACAGGAAAGACTACTATAATAAAATGTATAATTGATATATATGAAAAGAACGGTATGGATGTAATATTAGGTGCACCAACTGGAAGAGCTGCAAAAAGGATGACGGAATCAACAGGCCGTGAAGCTAAGACTATACACAGATTATTAGAAATAGGTGTAGCTGAAGATGACTCTGTTTTTGGAAAGAGTGAATCATCTCCATTAGATACTGATGTTATAATTATAGATGAAGCTTCTATGATAGATATAATGCTTATGCATAATTTGCTAAAAGCTGTTAATTTAGGTACTAGATTAATAATTGTTGGTGACGTTGATCAATTGCCATCAGTAGGAGCTGGAAATGTATTAAAAGATTTAATAGAGAGCCAGTATATTAAAGTTGTAAGACTTAATGAAATATTTAGACAAGGAACTGAAAGTTTAATAACAACGAATGCTCATAGAATAAATCAAGGTGAGGCACCAATATTAAATCAAAAAGATAAGGATTTTTTCTTTATTGGTGAAGAAAATTTAAATAAAACAGTTAATGTTATAATAGATTTAATAAATAGGAGACTTCCAAGCTTTAACAAACAATGGAATAGATTTAGAGATATGCAAGTATTAAGTCCTATGAGAAAAGGCATACTTGGAGTAAATAATTTAAATATAAATCTTCAAAAGGTATTTAATCCACCATCAAAAGAAAAGAAAGAGAAGAAGATAAAAGAAATTATTTTTAGAGAGGGTGACAAAATAATGCAAACTAAAAATAATTATTCTTTAAAATGGACTAGAATTAAGGGTGAGGGAGAATATGAAGGTGTTGGAGTATTTAATGGTGATTTAGGTTTTATACAAAGCATAGATGAAGAAAATAAAAGTTTTACTATAACATTTGATGACGAGAGAAAAGTTATATATGATTTTATGTATTTAGATGAATTAGATTTAGCATATGCTACTACAATACATAAAAGTCAAGGGAGTGAATTCAAAGTAGTAATAATTCCAGTATTCATGGGGAGCCCTTTTTTAATGAATAGGAATCTTTTATATACGGGTATAACTAGAGCAAAAGAGCTTGTGGTAGTTGTTGGAGTAAAAAGAGCTTTAATTTACATGGTTGGAAATACAAATATCATGGAGAGGTATTCAGGACTTAAATATAGAATTAAAGACATACTGACTAATGCGATAGAATAG
- the metK gene encoding methionine adenosyltransferase, with the protein MRRLFTSESVTEGHPDKMCDQISDAILDAILTKDPNARVACETCTTTGLVMVMGEISTNCYVDIPKVVRETVREIGYDRAKYGFDCDTCSVMTTIDEQSADIAMGVDEALESKKGQKDEVEAVGAGDQGMMFGFATNETDAYMPLPIYMAHKLSRRLTEVRKDGTLDYLRPDGKTQVTVEYENNKPKRIDTIVISTQHGEEVSLEKIEKDIKEYVINAVVPTELLDSETRYFINPTGRFVVGGPQGDSGLTGRKIIVDTYGGYGRHGGGAFSGKDSTKVDRSAAYAARWVAKNLVAAGIADKLEIQLAYAIGVAKPVSIEIETFGTGKMPEDKIVEIVENVFDLRPGAIIRDLDLRKPIFKQTAAYGHFGRTDLDLPWERLNKIEEIKKYI; encoded by the coding sequence ATGAGAAGATTATTTACATCAGAATCAGTTACAGAAGGGCATCCAGATAAAATGTGCGATCAAATTTCAGATGCTATTTTAGATGCTATTTTAACTAAGGATCCAAATGCTAGAGTTGCATGCGAAACATGTACTACTACAGGACTAGTTATGGTAATGGGAGAAATATCAACTAATTGTTATGTTGATATTCCTAAAGTTGTTAGAGAAACAGTTAGAGAAATTGGATATGATAGAGCTAAATATGGATTTGATTGTGATACTTGTTCAGTTATGACTACTATAGATGAACAATCAGCAGATATCGCAATGGGAGTTGATGAGGCTCTTGAATCTAAAAAGGGTCAAAAAGATGAGGTAGAAGCAGTAGGAGCTGGAGACCAAGGTATGATGTTCGGATTCGCTACTAATGAAACAGATGCATATATGCCACTACCAATCTATATGGCTCATAAATTATCTAGAAGACTTACAGAAGTAAGAAAAGATGGAACTTTAGATTATTTAAGACCAGATGGAAAAACACAAGTTACTGTTGAATATGAAAATAATAAGCCTAAGAGAATAGATACAATAGTTATATCTACTCAACATGGCGAAGAAGTATCATTGGAAAAAATAGAAAAAGATATAAAAGAATATGTAATAAATGCAGTAGTTCCAACTGAATTATTAGATTCAGAAACTAGATATTTTATAAATCCTACTGGAAGATTCGTTGTAGGAGGTCCTCAAGGGGATTCAGGATTAACAGGAAGAAAAATAATAGTTGATACATATGGTGGATATGGAAGACACGGTGGTGGAGCATTTTCAGGAAAAGATTCAACTAAGGTTGATAGATCAGCAGCTTATGCAGCAAGATGGGTAGCTAAAAACTTAGTTGCAGCAGGAATTGCAGATAAATTAGAAATACAATTAGCTTATGCTATTGGAGTTGCAAAACCAGTTTCTATTGAAATTGAAACTTTTGGAACAGGTAAAATGCCAGAAGATAAGATTGTTGAAATAGTAGAAAACGTATTTGATTTAAGACCAGGTGCTATAATAAGAGATTTAGATTTAAGAAAACCTATCTTTAAGCAAACTGCTGCTTATGGACATTTTGGAAGAACTGATCTTGATTTACCATGGGAAAGATTAAATAAGATTGAAGAAATAAAAAAATATATATAA
- the hpf gene encoding ribosome hibernation-promoting factor, HPF/YfiA family has protein sequence MKVIVIAKNIELTNALREMVEKKISKLGKYFNSDIEAKATLSVQRNRQIVEVMIPFNGVVLRGEEANEDMYRAIDLVAEKLERQIRKQKTKLSRKKSGSLKFGEIVDLSPVAVDEEEAKLVKRKRFGVKPMDIDEAILQMELVGHNFFVYQDVDSNKINVIYKRKDGDYGLLDPEYK, from the coding sequence ATGAAAGTAATAGTTATAGCAAAGAATATTGAGTTAACTAATGCATTAAGAGAAATGGTCGAAAAGAAAATTTCCAAGTTGGGAAAATATTTTAATTCTGATATAGAAGCCAAAGCTACTTTAAGCGTACAAAGAAATAGGCAAATAGTAGAAGTCATGATACCTTTTAATGGAGTCGTACTAAGAGGCGAAGAAGCTAATGAGGACATGTATAGAGCTATAGATTTAGTTGCAGAAAAGTTAGAAAGACAAATTAGAAAACAAAAAACTAAATTGTCTAGAAAAAAGAGTGGCTCATTAAAATTTGGAGAAATAGTAGATCTATCTCCAGTTGCAGTTGATGAAGAAGAAGCCAAGCTAGTTAAAAGAAAGAGATTTGGTGTTAAACCTATGGACATAGATGAGGCAATACTTCAAATGGAATTAGTGGGACATAACTTCTTTGTTTATCAAGATGTAGATAGTAATAAAATAAATGTAATTTATAAACGAAAAGATGGAGATTATGGATTATTAGATCCAGAATACAAATAA